A portion of the Haemophilus influenzae genome contains these proteins:
- a CDS encoding ATP-binding cassette domain-containing protein, giving the protein MPLLQVEDLTKTFKGHASLFGRNQFNAVDKVSFTLERKQTLAIIGNNGSGKSTLVKMIAGIIPPTSGRILFNDRELQYQDAQSRAKHIRMVFQDANSAFNPRLNIGQILDEPLSLATDWTETQRNEKIFETLSLVGLYPDYTNLNIKHLSISQKQRVALARALILEPEIIIIDDAIGNLDASVRIQLLNLTLDLQQRLGISYIYVGQDLGVIKHIADTIIVMDEGKMIEYGSPQNLFTDPQTDVTRRLVESYFGKILDETAWVKDKNTH; this is encoded by the coding sequence ATGCCCTTATTACAAGTGGAAGATTTAACTAAAACTTTTAAAGGTCACGCCAGTTTATTTGGTCGAAATCAATTCAATGCAGTGGATAAAGTGAGTTTTACCCTTGAACGTAAACAAACACTTGCAATCATTGGCAATAATGGCTCTGGTAAATCAACCCTAGTGAAAATGATAGCAGGTATTATTCCGCCAACTTCTGGTCGAATTTTATTTAATGATCGAGAATTACAATATCAGGATGCCCAATCTAGAGCTAAACATATTCGTATGGTTTTCCAAGATGCCAACTCTGCATTTAATCCACGTTTAAATATTGGACAAATATTAGACGAACCATTAAGCCTAGCGACAGATTGGACAGAAACACAACGTAATGAAAAAATCTTTGAGACCCTCTCTCTTGTTGGGCTTTATCCTGATTACACAAATCTCAATATTAAGCATCTTTCTATTAGCCAAAAACAGCGTGTCGCTTTGGCACGTGCGCTGATTTTAGAACCTGAAATAATTATTATAGATGATGCAATTGGCAATTTAGATGCTTCTGTACGTATTCAATTGCTTAATTTAACCCTTGATCTGCAGCAACGTTTAGGTATTTCTTATATTTATGTAGGGCAAGATCTCGGTGTAATTAAACATATTGCAGATACGATTATCGTAATGGATGAAGGAAAAATGATTGAATATGGCAGCCCTCAAAATCTTTTTACTGATCCACAAACTGATGTTACTCGTCGCTTAGTCGAAAGCTATTTTGGCAAAATTTTAGATGAAACCGCTTGGGTAAAAGACAAAAACACTCACTAA
- a CDS encoding YeiH family protein: MNTRPFYFGLIFIAIIAILANYLGNTDFSHHYHISALIIAILLGMAIGNTIYPQFSTQVEKGVLFAKGTLLRTGIVLYGFRLTFGDIADVGLNAVVTDAIMLISTFFFTALLGIRYLKMDKQLVYLTGAGCSICGAAAVMAAEPVTKAESHKVSVAIAVVVIFGTLAIFTYPFFYTWSQDLINAHQFGIYVGSSVHEVAQVYAIGENIDPIVANTAVISKMIRVMMLAPFLLMLSWLLTRSNGVSENTSHKITIPWFAVLFIGVAIFNSFDLLPKELVNLLVEIDSFLLISSMAALGLTTQASAIKKAGLKPFVLGILTYLWLVVGGFLVNYGISKLI, translated from the coding sequence ATGAACACTCGTCCCTTTTATTTCGGACTTATATTTATTGCGATTATCGCTATACTTGCTAACTATTTAGGAAACACTGATTTTTCCCATCATTATCATATCAGTGCTTTAATTATTGCCATCTTGCTGGGAATGGCAATCGGCAATACCATTTACCCGCAATTTTCAACACAAGTGGAAAAAGGCGTGTTATTTGCCAAAGGCACGCTTCTTCGCACTGGCATTGTGTTGTATGGTTTCCGCCTCACTTTTGGCGATATTGCCGATGTAGGATTAAATGCTGTTGTCACTGATGCGATTATGCTAATTTCAACCTTCTTTTTTACCGCACTTTTAGGCATTCGTTATCTAAAAATGGATAAACAATTGGTTTATCTCACTGGAGCAGGATGTAGTATTTGTGGTGCGGCAGCGGTTATGGCGGCAGAGCCTGTGACCAAAGCAGAATCTCATAAAGTTTCAGTAGCGATTGCCGTAGTGGTCATTTTCGGGACGCTTGCTATTTTTACTTACCCCTTTTTCTACACTTGGTCACAAGATTTAATTAACGCCCATCAATTCGGTATTTATGTTGGTTCTAGTGTACACGAAGTGGCTCAAGTGTATGCTATTGGGGAAAATATTGATCCTATCGTGGCGAATACTGCCGTCATTTCCAAAATGATCCGAGTGATGATGCTCGCACCATTTTTATTAATGCTTTCTTGGTTATTAACACGTAGTAATGGAGTATCAGAAAATACGTCACACAAAATTACAATTCCTTGGTTTGCTGTACTTTTTATTGGTGTTGCGATTTTTAATTCTTTTGATTTATTACCAAAAGAACTCGTAAACTTATTAGTTGAAATCGATTCTTTCTTATTAATTTCATCAATGGCTGCCCTTGGCTTAACGACGCAAGCAAGCGCAATCAAAAAGGCAGGATTAAAACCGTTTGTTTTAGGAATACTAACTTATTTATGGCTAGTGGTTGGTGGATTTTTAGTGAACTATGGAATATCAAAATTAATATAA
- a CDS encoding TonB-dependent receptor domain-containing protein: MKKAIKLNLITLGLINTIGMTITQAQAEETLGQIDVVEKVISNDKKPFTEAKAKSTRENVFKETQTIDQVIRSIPGAFTQQDKGSGVVSVNIRGENGLGRVNTMVDGVTQTFYSTALDSGQSGGSSQFGAAIDPNFIAGVDVNKSNFSGASGINALAGSANFRTLSVNDVITDDKPFGIILKGMTGSNATKSNFMTTAAGRKWLDNGGYVGVVYGYSQREVSQDYRIGGGERLASLGQDILAKEKEAYFRNAGYVLNQAGQWTPDLSKNHWSCNLPTPKLADSTQNLGDDACKKWYEKPEKKNILEKLYTEKKNPSEIAELQKDITETDKSFERNKDQYSVAPIEPGSLQSRSRSHLLKFEYSDDRHTLGAQIRTLDNKIGSRKIENRNYQVNYNFNNNNYLDLNLMAAHNIGKTIYPKGGFFAGWQVADKLITKNVANIVDINNSYTFLLPKEIDLKTTLGFNYFTNEYSKNRFPEELSLFYDDPSHDRGNYSNLGRFKGSRSLLPQRSVILQPSGKQKFKTVYFDTALSKGIYHLNYSVNFIHYAFNGEYVGYENGAEPILHKSGHKKAFNHSATLSAELSDYFMPFFTYSRTHRMPNIQEMFFSQVSDAGVNTALKPEQSDTYQLGFNTYKKGLFTQDDVLGIKLVGYRSFIKNYIHNVYGVWWRNGVVPTWASSNGFRFNIAHQNYQPIVKKSGAELELNYDMGRFFANVSYAYQRTNQPTNYADASPRPNNASKEDILKQGYGLSRVSMLPKDYGRLELGTRWFDQKLTLGMAARYYGKSKRATIEEEYINGSRYEKYTSGERTYYAVKKTEEIKKQPIILDLHVSYEPIKDLIIKAEVQNLLDKRYVDPLDAGNDAASQRYYSSLNDSICSKKDDICEGGGKDKTVLYNFARGRTYILSLNYKF, from the coding sequence ATGAAGAAAGCTATAAAATTAAATTTAATTACACTTGGCCTAATTAATACGATCGGTATGACGATTACACAAGCTCAAGCCGAAGAAACATTAGGACAAATTGATGTAGTGGAAAAAGTTATATCAAACGATAAAAAACCTTTCACTGAAGCCAAAGCCAAAAGTACGCGTGAAAATGTCTTTAAGGAAACACAAACCATTGACCAAGTGATTCGGAGCATTCCTGGGGCATTTACTCAACAAGATAAAGGCTCGGGTGTGGTTTCTGTAAATATTCGTGGCGAAAATGGATTAGGTCGTGTCAATACGATGGTTGATGGTGTAACACAGACTTTTTATTCTACAGCCTTAGACTCTGGTCAATCAGGCGGAAGTTCTCAATTTGGTGCGGCAATCGATCCTAATTTTATTGCAGGTGTAGATGTTAATAAAAGTAACTTTTCGGGAGCAAGCGGTATAAATGCGTTAGCAGGCAGTGCTAATTTTAGAACATTAAGCGTTAATGATGTCATTACTGATGACAAACCATTCGGCATTATTCTGAAAGGAATGACAGGAAGCAATGCCACTAAATCCAATTTTATGACGACAGCCGCAGGCAGAAAATGGCTTGATAATGGTGGCTATGTAGGCGTGGTGTATGGTTATAGCCAACGTGAAGTTTCACAAGATTATCGTATCGGTGGCGGAGAACGATTAGCATCATTAGGGCAAGATATTCTTGCTAAAGAAAAAGAAGCCTATTTCCGCAATGCAGGTTATGTTTTAAACCAAGCTGGACAGTGGACTCCTGATTTAAGCAAAAACCATTGGTCTTGTAATCTCCCCACCCCCAAGTTAGCTGACTCGACACAAAATCTTGGCGATGATGCATGCAAAAAATGGTACGAAAAGCCTGAAAAAAAGAACATTTTAGAAAAACTTTATACAGAGAAAAAAAATCCATCAGAAATTGCAGAATTACAAAAAGACATAACAGAAACTGATAAAAGCTTTGAACGCAATAAAGATCAATATAGTGTCGCACCTATTGAGCCAGGCAGTTTGCAATCTCGTTCACGTAGCCATTTATTAAAATTTGAATATAGCGATGATCGCCATACCTTAGGGGCACAAATACGTACCCTTGATAATAAAATTGGTTCTCGCAAAATTGAAAACCGTAATTACCAAGTCAATTATAACTTCAATAATAACAACTATCTCGATCTTAATTTAATGGCTGCACATAACATTGGTAAAACCATTTATCCTAAAGGTGGTTTTTTTGCTGGCTGGCAAGTGGCAGACAAACTTATTACCAAAAATGTCGCAAATATTGTTGATATAAATAACAGCTATACCTTCTTATTGCCAAAAGAAATCGATTTAAAAACCACATTAGGTTTTAACTATTTTACCAATGAATACAGTAAAAACCGTTTTCCAGAAGAATTAAGTTTGTTTTATGATGATCCTTCACATGATCGAGGTAACTACAGTAATTTAGGACGATTTAAAGGTAGTCGAAGTTTACTACCCCAACGTTCAGTGATTTTACAACCTTCTGGCAAGCAAAAATTTAAAACGGTGTATTTTGATACCGCACTTTCTAAAGGCATTTATCATTTAAATTACAGCGTGAATTTTATCCATTATGCGTTTAATGGTGAGTATGTTGGATATGAAAATGGAGCGGAACCGATTTTGCATAAATCAGGGCATAAAAAGGCATTCAATCATTCCGCTACATTAAGTGCAGAGCTAAGCGATTATTTTATGCCATTTTTCACTTATTCACGCACACACAGAATGCCGAATATTCAAGAGATGTTTTTCTCTCAAGTGTCTGATGCAGGGGTAAACACGGCATTAAAACCTGAACAATCTGACACCTATCAACTAGGCTTTAATACTTATAAAAAAGGTCTATTCACTCAAGACGATGTGCTAGGCATCAAATTAGTGGGTTATCGTAGCTTTATTAAAAACTATATCCATAATGTTTACGGTGTTTGGTGGAGAAATGGCGTTGTACCTACGTGGGCAAGCAGTAATGGTTTTCGCTTTAATATCGCACATCAAAATTATCAACCTATCGTGAAAAAAAGCGGTGCTGAGTTAGAGCTTAATTATGATATGGGACGTTTTTTTGCGAATGTCTCTTACGCTTATCAACGTACTAATCAGCCAACCAATTATGCCGATGCCAGCCCACGTCCGAATAATGCTTCAAAAGAAGACATTTTGAAACAAGGTTATGGCTTATCTCGTGTTTCAATGCTACCAAAAGACTACGGCAGATTAGAGCTTGGTACACGTTGGTTTGATCAAAAATTAACCTTAGGTATGGCAGCTCGTTATTATGGAAAAAGTAAACGTGCGACAATTGAAGAAGAATATATCAATGGCTCTCGCTATGAAAAATATACTTCAGGTGAAAGAACTTACTATGCCGTGAAAAAAACAGAAGAGATTAAAAAACAACCGATTATTTTAGATTTACACGTCAGCTATGAACCAATCAAAGATTTGATTATTAAAGCGGAAGTACAAAATCTATTAGATAAACGTTATGTTGATCCATTAGATGCTGGAAATGATGCGGCTTCGCAACGTTATTATTCAAGTTTAAATGATTCAATTTGTAGTAAAAAAGATGATATTTGTGAAGGTGGAGGAAAAGATAAAACTGTACTTTATAACTTTGCACGTGGAAGAACTTATATTCTGAGCTTAAACTATAAATTCTAA
- a CDS encoding 5'-methylthioadenosine/adenosylhomocysteine nucleosidase, whose translation MKIGIVGAMAQEVEILKNLMADRTETRVASAVIFEGKINGKDVALLQSGIGKVAAAIGTTALLQLAKPDCVINTGSAGGVAKGLKVGDIVISDETRYHDADVTAFGYEKGQLPANPAAFLSDKKLADLAQEIAEKQGQSVKRGLICSGDSFINSEDKITQIQADFPNVTGVEMEATAIAQVCYAFNVPFVVVRAISDGGDGKASISFEEFLPLAAKQSSALVLEMIDRL comes from the coding sequence ATGAAAATAGGAATTGTTGGTGCAATGGCACAAGAAGTCGAAATTTTAAAAAATTTAATGGCTGATAGAACGGAAACTCGAGTAGCAAGTGCGGTCATTTTTGAAGGTAAAATTAACGGTAAAGATGTTGCATTATTGCAATCAGGCATTGGAAAAGTGGCAGCTGCCATTGGCACGACGGCATTATTGCAATTAGCCAAACCAGATTGTGTGATCAATACTGGCTCTGCAGGTGGGGTAGCAAAAGGCTTGAAAGTGGGGGATATTGTGATTTCTGATGAAACACGCTATCACGATGCGGATGTGACAGCTTTTGGCTATGAAAAAGGGCAGTTGCCTGCTAATCCTGCGGCATTTTTATCTGATAAAAAATTGGCAGATCTCGCTCAAGAAATTGCAGAAAAGCAAGGGCAATCGGTAAAACGTGGTTTAATTTGCTCTGGCGATAGTTTTATTAATAGCGAAGACAAAATTACACAAATTCAAGCAGATTTTCCGAATGTGACGGGGGTTGAAATGGAAGCCACAGCGATTGCGCAAGTTTGCTATGCGTTTAATGTGCCTTTTGTGGTGGTTCGAGCTATTTCTGATGGCGGCGATGGCAAAGCAAGTATATCTTTTGAAGAGTTTTTGCCATTGGCGGCGAAGCAGTCTTCCGCATTAGTGTTAGAGATGATAGATAGACTGTAG
- a CDS encoding thiol:disulfide interchange protein DsbA/DsbL has product MKLKGLLAFCLLFLSSFVLAEVNQKEFSVQNSPHLPSRDTIYFEDGRDYFSYKEPIEQVSRTDKKIRIQFFFDYDCRVCSSAQDILELYSQIRTYKVVLEQYPIATADSQFSARIFYTLQALSASELSNVLLFETSEKSRYTELSTANKIQQWAEEQGLDKQLFIQTENSQSVKEQIQNAIELTEEYGVFTYPYVVIGGKYVLTASTLYNDDYSVAVLDFLVNKIEQEQKQ; this is encoded by the coding sequence ATGAAATTAAAAGGGTTATTGGCATTTTGTTTGCTTTTTTTATCGTCGTTTGTTTTAGCAGAAGTCAATCAGAAAGAATTTTCAGTGCAAAATTCTCCGCACTTGCCATCAAGGGACACAATCTATTTTGAAGACGGGCGTGATTATTTTTCTTATAAAGAACCTATCGAACAAGTGTCTCGAACCGATAAAAAAATCCGCATTCAATTCTTTTTTGATTACGATTGCCGCGTATGTTCGTCAGCACAAGATATTTTAGAGCTTTATAGCCAAATACGCACATATAAAGTTGTGTTGGAACAATATCCTATTGCAACTGCCGATAGCCAGTTTAGCGCACGTATTTTTTATACTTTGCAAGCATTAAGTGCGAGCGAATTATCCAATGTTTTGTTATTTGAAACTTCAGAAAAATCCCGTTATACAGAATTGTCTACAGCAAATAAAATTCAGCAATGGGCGGAAGAACAAGGGCTAGATAAGCAGTTATTTATTCAAACTGAAAATTCACAAAGCGTAAAAGAACAGATCCAAAATGCGATTGAATTGACGGAAGAATATGGTGTTTTTACCTATCCTTACGTTGTCATTGGTGGAAAATATGTACTCACTGCAAGTACGCTTTATAATGATGATTATAGCGTAGCAGTGTTAGATTTTTTGGTAAATAAAATAGAACAGGAACAAAAACAATGA
- a CDS encoding lactate permease LctP family transporter, with protein sequence MLSFILSIFPIVLLIYLMVKRNALPSYVALPWIATLVMGVHLLHFNTDIVTISANVVSAIVAVQTPITVIFGAILFNRFSEISGATNIMRKWLGNINPNPVAQLMIIGWAFAFMIEGASGFGTPAAIAAPILVGLGFHPLKVAMLALIMNSVPVSFGAVGTPTWFGFGALKLSEDMILEIGSITAFIHSIAALIIPLLALRILVNWDDIRKNIVFIYISVLGCVVPYFLIAQVNYEFPSLVGGAIGLFISVWAANRNIGLAKVTNTLDNNAVSTGEVVKALFPTGLLIAFLIVTRIHQLPFKAMMNDATVWFSTTLGSLGLFEISKGLIFSLKNIFGSNVSSSYKLLYVPALIPFVITVLIAIPVFKISSSNVKQIFVSSLQQSKNPFIALIGALVMVNLMLVGGEHSMVKIIGRTFAEISGSNWTIFSSFLGAIGSFFSGSNTVSNLTFGSVQLSTAETTGISVALVLALQSVGGAMGNMVCINNIVAVSSVLNISNQEGTIIKKTIIPMIIYGIIAALGALFLVPLFYNL encoded by the coding sequence ATGCTGTCTTTTATTCTAAGTATTTTTCCTATCGTTTTACTGATTTATCTTATGGTAAAAAGAAACGCGCTACCTTCTTATGTTGCCTTACCTTGGATTGCGACATTAGTTATGGGCGTTCATCTTTTACACTTTAATACAGATATTGTTACTATTAGTGCAAATGTTGTTTCTGCAATTGTTGCGGTACAAACACCTATTACAGTAATTTTTGGTGCGATTCTCTTTAACCGTTTCTCTGAAATTTCAGGCGCAACAAATATTATGCGAAAATGGCTAGGAAATATTAATCCAAATCCCGTTGCACAATTAATGATTATTGGTTGGGCGTTTGCTTTTATGATCGAGGGAGCAAGTGGTTTTGGTACACCAGCGGCAATTGCTGCACCTATTTTAGTGGGATTAGGTTTTCATCCATTAAAAGTGGCGATGTTGGCACTTATTATGAACTCAGTTCCCGTATCCTTTGGTGCGGTAGGTACACCAACTTGGTTTGGTTTTGGTGCTTTAAAATTATCAGAAGATATGATTTTAGAAATTGGGTCTATTACAGCATTTATACACTCCATTGCTGCACTTATTATCCCATTATTAGCACTTCGTATCTTAGTAAATTGGGATGATATTCGTAAAAACATCGTATTTATCTATATTAGCGTACTGGGTTGCGTAGTACCTTATTTCTTGATTGCTCAAGTCAATTACGAATTTCCATCACTCGTTGGGGGGGCAATCGGCTTATTTATTTCTGTATGGGCTGCTAATCGCAATATTGGTTTAGCAAAAGTAACAAATACCCTTGATAATAATGCGGTAAGTACGGGAGAAGTAGTTAAAGCATTATTCCCTACAGGTTTACTTATTGCATTTTTAATTGTAACTCGTATTCATCAATTACCATTCAAAGCAATGATGAATGACGCAACTGTTTGGTTCTCAACCACATTAGGTTCGTTAGGATTATTTGAAATTAGCAAAGGTTTAATCTTTAGCTTAAAAAATATTTTTGGCTCAAATGTTTCATCAAGCTATAAACTTCTTTACGTACCCGCATTGATTCCATTTGTCATTACAGTACTAATTGCGATTCCTGTCTTTAAAATTTCCAGTTCAAATGTTAAACAGATTTTTGTATCAAGTTTACAACAATCTAAAAATCCATTTATTGCCTTAATTGGTGCCTTAGTGATGGTAAACCTAATGTTAGTGGGTGGCGAACATTCTATGGTAAAAATTATAGGTAGAACTTTTGCTGAAATTTCTGGTAGTAACTGGACTATTTTCTCCTCTTTCTTAGGCGCGATTGGATCCTTTTTCTCAGGTTCAAATACCGTATCCAACCTAACATTTGGTAGTGTTCAACTTTCTACCGCAGAAACAACAGGCATTTCTGTCGCACTTGTTCTTGCTTTACAATCTGTTGGTGGGGCAATGGGGAATATGGTATGTATAAATAACATTGTAGCGGTAAGTTCAGTGTTAAATATTTCAAACCAAGAAGGCACAATTATTAAGAAAACCATTATACCTATGATCATTTACGGTATCATTGCCGCACTTGGTGCGCTGTTCTTAGTACCTTTATTTTATAATCTATAA
- a CDS encoding oligopeptide/dipeptide ABC transporter ATP-binding protein, with product MALLDICNLNIEIQTSNGRIKIVDGVNLSLNEGEISGLVGESGSGKSLIAKVICNAIKENWIITADRFRFHDIELLKLSPNKRRKLVGKEISMIFQNPLSCLDPSRKIGKQLIQNIPNWTFKNKWWKWFGWKKRRAIELLHRVGIKDHRDIMASYPNELTEGEGQKVMIAMAVANQPRLLIADEPTNTLESTTALQVFRLLSSMNQNQGTTILLTSNDIKSISEWCDQISVLYCGQNTESAPTEILIESPHHPYTQALINAVPDFTQPLGFKTKLGTLEGTAPILEQMPIGCRLGPRCPFAQKKCMEKPRRLKIKQHEFSCHYPINLREKNFKEKTTATPFILNCKGNE from the coding sequence ATGGCACTTTTAGACATTTGTAACCTCAATATTGAAATTCAAACCTCCAATGGACGTATAAAAATTGTAGATGGCGTCAATCTTTCCCTTAACGAAGGGGAAATCAGTGGATTAGTTGGCGAATCAGGCTCAGGAAAAAGCTTAATCGCTAAAGTCATTTGTAATGCAATCAAAGAAAATTGGATTATTACTGCCGATCGCTTTCGTTTTCACGATATCGAATTACTTAAACTCAGTCCTAATAAACGCCGAAAGTTAGTGGGTAAAGAAATATCCATGATTTTCCAAAATCCCTTATCTTGCCTTGATCCAAGTCGAAAAATAGGGAAACAACTCATCCAAAATATTCCTAATTGGACATTTAAAAATAAATGGTGGAAATGGTTTGGGTGGAAAAAAAGACGTGCTATTGAATTGTTACATCGCGTAGGAATTAAAGATCATCGTGATATTATGGCAAGCTATCCTAACGAACTGACAGAAGGCGAAGGACAAAAAGTTATGATCGCAATGGCTGTCGCTAATCAGCCACGTTTATTAATCGCAGATGAACCAACAAATACATTAGAATCAACCACTGCCCTACAAGTTTTTCGTTTACTTTCCAGTATGAACCAAAATCAGGGAACAACAATTTTACTTACGAGTAACGATATTAAAAGTATTAGTGAATGGTGCGATCAAATTTCAGTGCTTTATTGTGGGCAAAATACCGAATCTGCCCCGACTGAAATATTAATCGAAAGTCCCCATCATCCTTATACCCAAGCCTTAATTAATGCAGTACCCGATTTTACTCAACCTTTGGGGTTTAAAACTAAATTGGGTACGTTAGAAGGCACCGCGCCTATTTTAGAGCAAATGCCAATTGGCTGTCGTCTTGGCCCAAGATGCCCTTTTGCACAAAAAAAATGTATGGAAAAACCAAGACGATTGAAAATAAAACAACACGAATTTTCTTGTCATTATCCTATTAATTTACGAGAAAAAAATTTCAAAGAAAAAACAACCGCCACCCCTTTTATACTTAATTGCAAAGGAAATGAATAA
- the fbp gene encoding class 1 fructose-bisphosphatase — MKTLSEFIVERQAEYPNAKGELSGILSSIRLLAKIIHRDINKAGLTNILGQSGIENVQGESQMKLDLFAHNTMKAALMAREEVAGFASEEEESFIAFDTERGRNAKYIILTDPLDGSSNIDVNVSVGTIFSIYRRVSPIGSPVTLEDFMQPGNKQVAAGYIVYGSSTMLVYTTGHGVNGFTYDPSIGTFCLSHENMQMPKEGKIYSINEGQYLKFPQGVKKYIKYCQEEDKATHRPYVSRYIGSLVADFHRNLLKGGIYIYPSATNYPNGKLRLLYEGNPIAFLAEQAGGVATDGYRRILDIEPTALHERVPLFVGSEDMVKKAQEMMEEFKEE, encoded by the coding sequence ATGAAAACATTGAGTGAATTTATCGTTGAACGCCAAGCAGAATACCCAAATGCTAAAGGGGAATTGAGTGGTATTTTGTCGTCAATTCGTCTTTTAGCGAAAATTATTCATCGAGATATTAACAAAGCAGGTTTAACAAATATTCTCGGTCAATCTGGTATTGAAAATGTACAAGGCGAAAGTCAAATGAAACTCGATTTATTCGCCCATAACACGATGAAAGCGGCATTAATGGCACGTGAAGAAGTGGCTGGTTTTGCCTCTGAAGAAGAAGAAAGTTTTATCGCATTTGATACAGAACGTGGCCGTAATGCAAAATACATTATTTTAACGGATCCCCTTGATGGTTCTTCAAATATTGATGTAAACGTATCCGTCGGTACAATTTTCTCCATTTACCGTCGTGTATCCCCTATTGGCTCACCTGTTACCTTAGAAGATTTTATGCAACCAGGTAATAAACAAGTCGCGGCGGGTTATATTGTTTATGGTTCATCAACAATGTTGGTTTATACCACTGGTCACGGTGTGAATGGTTTTACTTATGACCCATCAATCGGTACATTCTGTCTTTCCCACGAAAATATGCAAATGCCAAAAGAGGGCAAAATTTATTCCATCAATGAAGGGCAATACCTCAAATTCCCACAAGGTGTGAAAAAATATATTAAATATTGCCAAGAAGAAGATAAAGCGACTCATCGCCCTTACGTATCTCGCTATATTGGTTCACTTGTAGCAGACTTCCACCGCAACTTATTAAAAGGCGGCATTTATATTTACCCAAGTGCAACCAACTATCCAAATGGAAAACTCCGTTTATTATATGAAGGCAATCCTATTGCATTTTTAGCGGAGCAAGCTGGTGGTGTCGCAACAGATGGTTATCGTCGAATTTTAGATATCGAACCAACCGCACTTCATGAACGTGTTCCACTATTTGTTGGTTCAGAAGATATGGTAAAAAAAGCGCAAGAAATGATGGAAGAATTTAAAGAAGAATAA
- the truA gene encoding tRNA pseudouridine(38-40) synthase TruA encodes MKIALGIEYNGKNYYGWQRQEKVRSVQEELEKALSCIANEKIEIFCAGRTDSGVSGTGQVVHFETNVIRPEKAWAFGTNAHLPDDIAVSWAKQVDDEFHARFSATARRYRYILYCNKLRSAILAGGITHCHLDLDAEKMHQAGQCLLGEHDFSSFRAAQCQSHTPWRNVHHLNVSRIGQYIIVDIQANAFVHHMVRNIVGSLIEVGAGNQPIEWMQWLLEQKNRQLAAPTAKPDGLYLVDVIYPQKFDIPKRPIGPLFLEDGLLNRTLK; translated from the coding sequence ATGAAAATTGCATTAGGCATTGAGTATAACGGGAAAAATTATTATGGTTGGCAGAGACAAGAAAAAGTCCGCAGTGTACAAGAAGAATTAGAAAAGGCACTTTCTTGTATTGCGAATGAAAAAATTGAAATATTTTGTGCGGGTCGAACGGATTCTGGCGTAAGTGGAACGGGGCAGGTTGTTCATTTTGAAACCAATGTGATTCGTCCTGAGAAAGCTTGGGCTTTTGGCACTAATGCTCATTTACCTGATGACATTGCAGTGAGTTGGGCAAAACAAGTTGATGATGAATTTCACGCCAGATTTTCCGCAACAGCACGCCGTTACCGTTATATTCTTTATTGTAATAAATTACGCTCTGCAATTTTAGCGGGAGGAATAACACATTGTCATTTAGATTTAGATGCGGAAAAAATGCATCAGGCAGGACAATGTTTACTTGGCGAACATGATTTTTCCTCTTTCCGTGCAGCACAATGTCAATCCCATACCCCTTGGCGTAATGTGCATCATTTGAATGTGTCTCGTATCGGGCAATATATTATTGTGGATATTCAGGCGAACGCTTTTGTGCATCATATGGTGCGTAATATTGTGGGAAGTTTGATTGAGGTCGGTGCTGGAAATCAGCCGATTGAATGGATGCAATGGCTACTTGAGCAGAAAAATCGTCAGCTTGCTGCACCAACAGCAAAACCCGATGGATTGTATTTGGTTGATGTGATTTATCCGCAGAAGTTTGATATTCCTAAACGCCCAATTGGCCCTTTATTTTTAGAGGATGGTTTATTAAATCGTACTTTGAAATAA